Proteins from a genomic interval of Siniperca chuatsi isolate FFG_IHB_CAS linkage group LG10, ASM2008510v1, whole genome shotgun sequence:
- the LOC122883628 gene encoding tyrosine-protein phosphatase non-receptor type 1-like, with amino-acid sequence MEAEFREIDENGSWSAIYQEIRQQSCELPCKVAKLPENKNRNRYRDVSPFDHSRICLQLGANDYINASLITVEEAQRNYILTQGPLPNTCGNFWEMVWEQRTRGVVMLNRVIEKGSVKCAQYWPHREEKDAIFEDTNFKLTLVSEDIKSYYTVRQLELENLSTQETREILHFHYTTWPDFGVPESPASFLNFLFKVRESGCLNLDQGPVVVHCSAGIGRSGTFCLVDTCLLLMSIRKDPSSVRIRDVLLEMRRHRMGLIQTADQLRFSYLAVIEGAKYIKGDTSLQESWKELSNEEDDPPEFTPPPPLPPPRDPHKGKVEPSFFPANEIIQQMEIRSLGSSQELELRKRNTAAPQPPPDDADQLDGHMGIQDHTSKAPTKSKQQHVTEEQELPEATEQPKESPPVPGTWSPLITNMCLCTALALGAYACYRAYFH; translated from the exons ATGGAAGCCGAGTTTCGGGAAATCGATGAAAACGGGAGTTGGAGCGCCATTTATCAG GAGATTCGTCAGCAGTCATGTGAACTCCCTTGCAAGGTTGCTAAATTACCCGAAAACAAGAATCGGAATCGTTACAGAGATGTTAGCCCAT ttGACCACAGCAGAATATGTCTGCAGCTGGGTGCGAATGACTACATTAATGCCAGCCTAATAACAGTAGAAGAGGCACAGAGGAACTATATTCTTACTCAG GGACCCCTTCCAAATACATGTGGCAACTTCTGGGAGATGGTGTGGGAGCAGAGGACCCGTGGTGTAGTGATGCTGAACCGAGTCATAGAGAAAGGATCT GTTAAATGTGCCCAATATTGgccacacagagaggagaaagatgcTATCTTTGAAGATACCAATTTCAAGCTTACCCTTGTCTCAGAAGACATCAAGTCTTACTATACAGTCCGTCAGCTGGAGTTGGAAAATCTGTct ACTCAAGAGACTCGtgagattttacattttcactacACCACCTGGCCTGACTTTGGGGTACCAGAGTCTCCAGCCTCCTTCCTTAACTTCCTGTTCAAGGTGCGAGAGTCTGGTTGTCTGAATTTAGACCAGGGTCCAGTGGTGGTGCACTGCAGTGCTGGCATCGGACGCTCTGGGACTTTTTGTCTTGTGGACACCTGCCTCTTATTG ATGTCAATTCGTAAGGACCCGTCTTCAGTGCGTATCCGTGATGTGTTGCTGGAGATGCGACGTCATCGAATGGGCTTGATTCAGACAGCAGATCAACTTCGCTTCTCCTACCTTGCTGTCATTGAAGGTGCCAAGTACATCAAGGGAGATACATCTTTGCAG gAGTCATGGAAAGAGCTCTCAAATGAGGAAGACGATCCTCCAGAgttcactcctcctcctcctcttcctcctcccagAGACCCACACAAAGGAAAAGTTGAGCCATCCTTTTTCCCTGCAAATGAGATCATCCAACAGATGGAGATCCGCAGTCTGGG TTCCTCACAAGAGTTGGAGCTGCGAAAGAGGAACACTGCTGCCCCCCAGCCTCCTCCTGATGATGCTGATCAGCTCGATGGCCACATGGGAATCCAAGATCATACCTCCAAAGCTCCAACCAAATCCAAGCAGCAGCACGTGACCGAGGAGCAGGAGCTGCCCGAGGCAACGGAGCAGCCAAAGGAAAGCCCTCCTGTACCAGGGACTTGGTCCCCTCTAATAACCAACATGTGCCTGTGCACAGCACTGGCTCTCGGTGCTTACGCCTGCTATCGAGCCTATTTCCACTAA
- the cebpb gene encoding LOW QUALITY PROTEIN: CCAAT/enhancer-binding protein beta (The sequence of the model RefSeq protein was modified relative to this genomic sequence to represent the inferred CDS: deleted 1 base in 1 codon), protein MEVAGFYDEGSFAIHSRDSIISPISNGSYWRLGDSMTEVGIEERERAIDFSVYLDSALHCPPQQQQQQQGDVFSDFLAESNKIKRVAALQNYKNYSLLNELETSQCDNLRDPREPYALGYTELQETRVDSVLSPELVGSRYSAAAAAAAAAERDDSQEDAKMENGSSGFDMRSYLHYQSTSGSIGNISTASSTCSSPPGTPAPSGKSRSPSHSGKMSSGKAKKRLDKDSEEYRVRRERNNLAVRKSRDKAKMRNLETQHKVLELAAENDRLQKRVEQLSRELATLRNLLSATGQC, encoded by the exons ATGGAAGTGGCCGGCTTCTACGACGAGGGCAGCTTTGCTATCCACAGTAGAGACAGTATTATCAGTCCCATTAGCAACGGCTCATACTGGAGGCTCGGTGACTCGATGACGGAGGTGGGCATTGAAGAGCGGGAGAGAGCGATAGACTTCAGCGTTTACCTGGATTCAGCCTTGCACTGtccgccgcagcagcagcagcagcagcagggggaCGTTTTCTCAGATTTCTTGGCGGAGAGCAACAAGATCAAGAGAGTTGCAGCTTTACAGAACTACAAGAACTACTCGCTGTTGAACGAGCTGGAGACGAGTCAGTGCGACAACTTGAGGGACCCCAGGGAGCCCTACGCGCTGGGTTACACTGAGCTGCAGGAGACCCGTGTGGATAGTGTGCTCAGCCCTGAACTCGTCGGGAGccgctacagc gctgctgctgctgctgctgctgctgctgagagagaCGACAGCCAGGAAGACGCAAAGATGGAGAATGGGTCGTCTGGTTTTGACATGAGGTCCTACCTTCATTACCAGTCCACCAGCGGCAGTATTGGAAACATCTCCACTGCGTCCTCGACTTGCTCCAGCCCGCCCGGCACACCTGCCCCGTCAGGTAAAAGCAGGTCACCATCGCACAGTGGCAAAATGTCCAGCGGGAAAGCAAAGAAACGCCTGGATAAGGACAGTGAAGAGTACAGGGTGAGGCGGGAGAGGAACAACCTCGCCGTGAGGAAGAGCAGGGACAAAGCCAAAATGCGTAACTTGGAGACTCAACATAAAGTGCTGGAACTGGCTGCAGAGAATGATCGTTTACAAAAGCGTGTAGAGCAGCTGTCCAGAGAGCTGGCCACCCTGCGCAACCTGCTCTCTGCCACCGGACAATGTTAG
- the peds1 gene encoding transmembrane protein 189, which produces MARMVTENGCGVETQNPEPQGPGRGSARWGPQHAGAQELANLYSPGKRCQEWISVILCFSLMAFNFIHLLANFHLGHIWYILLSIVSGILTADFASGIVHWGADTWGSVDLPIFGKAFIRPFREHHIDPTAITRHDFIETNGDNCMLTIVPLANMAFNFLTLSPAEIYQIYPWYCYLFALAIFVTLTNQIHKWSHTYFGLPRWVVFLQDCHIILPRKHHRIHHVSPHETYFCITTGWLNYPLEKLGFWRNLEDLIQGVTGEKPRADDLKWAHKVK; this is translated from the exons ATGGCGAGAATGGTTACCGAGAACGGCTGTGGAGTGGAAACACAGAACCCAGAGCCGCAGGGACCGGGTCGGGGTTCGGCCAGATGGGGTCCACAACACGCCGGTGCCCAAGAACTGGCCAATTTATACTCACCAG GCAAAAGATGTCAAGAATGGATAAGTGTTatcctctgcttctctctcatGGCCTTCAACTTCATTCACCTACTTGCCAATTTCCATCTGGGACATATATGGTACATCCTGTTAAGCATTG TGTCAGGAATACTCACCGCAGACTTTGCGTCTGGAATTGTTCACTGGGGGGCTGATACGTGGGGATCAGTGGATCTACCCATCTTTGGAAAG GCCTTTATACGACCATTTAGAGAGCACCACATCGACCCCACAGCCATCACCCGTCACGATTTCATTGAGACCAACGGTGACAACTGCATGCTGACCATAGTCCCTCTAGCAAACATGGCCTTCAACTTCCTAACCCTCTCCCCTG CGGAGATTTACCAAATCTACCCCTGGTACTGCTACTTGTTTGCACTAGCCATCTTTGTGACCCTTACCAACCAGATTCACAAGTGGTCGCACACGTACTTCGGCCTGCCTCGCTGGGTGGTGTTCCTGCAGGACTGCCACATCATCCTTCCCCGCAAGCACCACCGCATCCATCACGTCTCCCCTCATGAGACGTACTTCTGCATCACTACAg GATGGCTGAACTACCCTCTGGAGAAGCTGGGTTTCTGGAGGAACCTGGAGGATCTTATCCAGGGTGTGACGGGAGAGAAGCCCAGGGCGGATGACCTGAAATGGGCTCACAAAGTCAAGTAA